aacgcccaaatttggtaccaatttgatttttttttactgtcttggtgtcgaaaatttgaaaagattttaaaaggaaactttttatttcatgaacgaattaaaataataagacattcttatttcaaagaaataaaacaccacacccagtgagttagggcacaatgtttttaaatcttcaaaatacccgaatattgccttttgcttttgaaaattcttatttcgagaagaaaatgtcatgaccagtaagttaggacccaacattttgaattcccaagaataagcttttatttaaaatttgcgaatttattgcaaaacaaatacttggctttctaaattcatcgaaaaataatcgcaatccagtaaggtaggacacaatctttcccgagaatcatgaatgccaaatattttggaaatttgtaaaaatatgatgattttaatgcttcgataaaaccaaaatatatttcccgaaaggtatgttaaaagttaatgtataatatgaaacacaactttaatttcaaacatatatgaataaatatttacaaatatatatagaagtacaatatacaagtaaatttgcaaACAAAAAGAAGGAATGCAATACATCAAAccaaaaaaactaataaaaaatgcatgtatatatgtatatgaaaatcatgaaaataaaataaagataaaaaatgtatatgtgtatatatttacaaaataaaaaatttattagtgtATGTATtggtaaattatgaaaatacgtatatatatattaaaatatttacatatgtacaatatgtataaaataatagaatatatatagaacagtaaaaaatgttttttaaaaatgtatatatacgtgcgaattataaaacatggaaaatatatgaacattataaaatataaatgtgtatatatatatgtatataaaactaTGAGAATAAAACAATAacgaaatatatcaaaaaaatgtatatgcattaaaaacatttaatatataaagtaCATATTATATAGCATATATGCAtgcgtatgtatatatagtagtaataataataataataataataataataataataataataataataataataataataataataaatggggactaaatcaaaattaaacaaacttttagggtcaaaaattaaaaaacaaaagggcCAAATTAAATTGCGCATGAAAGGGGAAGGACCAAAGAAATAAATATCCCCGCGTTGGCCAAACGGAGCCGTTCTAGTGGGTGCAGGCACATGGCCcctggaccaaattgaaacaagaaaGAAATTTCGTTGCCGAATTGAAAACACATGAAATAACtgtattaaaatcaaataaaaaaacggCGGACCAAATGCGTAAATTCCCCATTTAGGGCCAGAACGCGCGGACCCTGttgcgggtcgggtcgacgcgcagGTCTGGCCCCTTTCAAAACAGCGTCGTTTGGTCTgttataaaacccaaaaaataaaaaaaaataaaaaaatagtttatattaaaacaCCAAACAACCCTAGccttctctgctagggtttttcaatTTTCCCATTGTCGCCGCCGCTAGGCCGACCTTTGGCCTCCGATGACGCCCCGgcctccgattgcgacggagagGGGACACCGCGACGGCACCAAGTAAGCTTCTTTCcctcttttctttgttattttaagtgaaataaaatccaaataaaagaaaatacaaaaaaatatatatatacaaataaaaagaCGATGgatacttttaagaaaaaaaatcacctaAAAATACTGATCTTTTCTGTTCTCTATTGATTTTTCTCTGTAATTTTCCCCCCATTTACAGATTAAAAGtcgggcttttatagccaaaatagaaaagaaaataagaaaaaatgcTATTGCTTGCTGTTTTTTCTCCTTTGGACTCCTTGAGTCCGTTTTTGCAAGCATTCGTGGAGAGTTTGGCGCGAGGTGGTCGTCTCGAGTCTGCGGCGCTGAGATCTCTTGGAGGCGTTTGAGGGCGGCGGCTAAGTCTAGGGAGGCTCTTAGGGTTTCAGCAAATTGATTTTGCTGGGCTAGGGTTTGAAAATTGGCTGTTGGGCCTGTTATTGGGATATTTGGGCCTTAGACGAGTTTAGGCCTGCTattaaaaaaactgaaattgcctgctttgtttttgtttgggcccgggcaatttgggcttgtacaagtgttttaaaaaaatctgcGTCAATTATTGGAACCATTAAAGgtactatttattttgatgaactAATGACACaactcttttttctctttttccagtaattatatgaaaatgataaaattacaaatttgattCTTCTATTATGTTcacatttggaatttaatctttacattttaatttgacataagtTGGTACTTTATTTTTACAACGATATTAGTTAATCCAAATAGTTAGCATCCTTAACTAATCCGGTTAAAATAATGATGTCAGTTTTTCTTAAAAGTATGTAACACTAAAACACAAAAAACCCTATTTCAACATGATAAGTTGaaatgtgtgtgtgtttttttaacTTCAACATCAATATTTTCactgaaataattataaatgtttgcTATTTGATATCTCAACTAGAACCCAAAGTTGTGGCCTATTGACCaaatatttacttttctaatcttcattgtacaaaaataaaaatattaaattctaaatttaaatatagtagAGGTACTATAActataatttaatctatatttaACAGTATCATTTGTcatttacttttaataaaaaaattctttccaTGAAAACAACcttattaaatttctaaatgagAAGTGATTAGACACCGTTGGATTCCCCGtggataaaagaaaattaactaACCAACACTCTATCCgaataatgatttaaaattaactataaactggttaattcaaaaatagaaatttatttgaaaaagaaaaagaaaaagaaaagaccaaACTCCATTCGCTCTTCATTGGTATTACTTGCCCTCGATCAGGGAATTATCAATGAAATGATAAATCGAATGGATAACAACAGTTCTGagcattaaaaagaaaagactaTGGTTTGAAAGTTTCGAAGTCAAAAGATTTCCCCCAGGGCATATCATAACTCGTGTTTATGACATCAATATTAAGAGGGggaattggattaaatttattctCTGTAAATCTTCAATTTCAATGGCAGTCCCACCTTCAATTCCTTGCTTTGTGGGATTTTGGTTCTTTTTAAGCTCCTTAAGATGACTCTAGATCTCTCACAATTTTCTTTGCCTGTGGAGGAGGGATGAAGAAAGTAATACTTTTTAGCTAAGCAATAAACgtataattttgcatttataaACAATCTAAATATGAACCTCACATTTTGAAAGCAAATACAAAACACAATAGGGGACAAATGTTTGCAACTTCACCTGTTCTAAGGTAAGAAACATGATCACATTCCATGATCCTAGCCGTCCGAAATTCGGGATAAAACCCTTGTAAAAAGCCATAGGTCCCTGCAAATGATAAGGGGTGCTTTAAGTTCAATACTTGTCCGCATTTAGACACTCACCTGCAGCTATTACCTATTAACTAGCAATTACTATGATTAGAGAAATGAAACCATTGGCCAAATAATCAGCTTTGAAGTTtcaattcataattatattactAACTACAAGATGCCTAGAAAAGGAGAAACAAGATCAAAGAAAGCAGGCATACAtcatttttcaaagttttgatAAAACAATCGAGCGTGCTCTTGTAAGCTGAATCTCCCATCATTCTTGACTTAACCTGCAGGggagaaaaagtaaattaaaaaaaaaaaaaaccaacaaaattaCTTGACTACACCCACTGAAGAAGATGGGATCACAGCACATTCAACCATCTTATAAAGCAAACGATACAGGTTCCTCTGGTTAACTAGGTGAAATGGAAAACAGATCTCAATTCGAATATGCTACGATCTAGACAAACATTACAATAGAACTTCGAATACGGTTATCTATAACTACATTTACATAGAGggcaaaacatattaaaatctCCTCACAATACAGCTGGAACAATGACAATATATAAAGTTAAACATAATCAACGGATACAAGGTGAAATGGCTAGGTAATCCCAAACATGCTACATGAACTCATCTTCGTAGAATATCATACTATCATACTAAGTCCATTCTGACCAGAAGATATCAGTAAATATAGTACAAAAAGATTAGAAAAGACAGGCAAAATGTGAACTTTGATGGCTTACCACATCAACTGGAGAACCAATACAGACGGCAAAAAATCCAGCCCCAAGACCAGAAAGGAGATGAGTGACAACATTATCAGTGAATCCAGGGATTTTCAAAATCGTCTGCATAGGAAGATAGACAttagagaaaacaaaaaaggagCACTCTGAAACAGGAAGCTAAATAACCATGAGCTTTTATTACTATACCTGCTTTACTTGATCGTAGCTTGCAAGTTCAGCAGCATTTATAATAGCATTTCGTGCTATATTGGGTCCAATCCCGGTCCAAAGAGCCTTAACTCCTTCCTAGAGTTGGAAGATCAAGATACAAATAGAAGAGTCAAAAGCTAGTAACAAACTGGACGCTTTGGTATCTCTTTACTTCCAGAAAGATACCTAACCTGTCTAGCAATAGTTGAATAAGCATTAAGTGCCCCAGAATAGCGCCTAGGAACTCCAGGAGGTAATCGCCCTTCAGCTTGAAGTCGAACTTTCACAAGATCAGTTGGATTTGCCACTGTAATTCCTAGAGCACCTGTTCAAAGAAAACTCAAGTAGAGCACCTATCTTTCGTAAAATTTTCAGACATAACAAGTAATTCCAGCCAAATTTTCCTTATTCCTTACCAGTTGTAAGGGCAGCAAGTATCTTCTTGGTCAAAGGAACGTCTCCAACGTGATCTTTTCCAACATAAAAATTCTTAACCTGTCACAGTTATAAGTTCATTTGTGAATTGTGATCATGTTGACAAGAAAACAGCAACAAATACAAATGCATTCATTTGAGAGACGAAGATTCAACACCCACAGGCTCATACATCCCAATTCTCAAGCCACCAAAAAGACATTGACGATGTAATCCAGGAATAACACCTTTCCATAGTGCAGCTAAACCTTCTTCTCTAGCAATAGTACCAACTGTACCTAACAAACCCCTGTATTTCGGTAAGGCTGCGGCATCTCCACCAAGAGCTTTCTTCTGAAGCTGGAGCCTAACTTTAGCAGTGTCCAAAGGAATTGTACATATCTGCACAATTGAAGTgcacataaataatataactcGAACTTCCTAATAACACAACAACATTCCACAATTGGTTTGGCAGTGGCCAGATTGTATAACATTTCATACCCTTTTTGCAGTTTTATTATACAGAAGTCAAACATTACtaatatcacatataaaaattttcaaatcccTCAGTcgaaattatcataaaattaacCCAATTGTTGGAAATGCTGAAAGAATATGAAACTTAACATGAAACATCTCCAAATCAACAACTTTATTAATCCAACGTTTGTTTCACAAACAATAATCTTCAATTGATTCGTCACATCTCAGGacagaaaataaaagtttcttGCATACAAATTTACAATCAAATCACCAACCAACatattaaccttttttttttcacatttcaGTCGCCAAAAGCTAAGAACAAGATGCAAAAAAATTCAGAGACTGAGAATACAGAAAAATGGggatcaaaacaaaaaacaaacagTATAGAATAAGTTACCTCAGCAAAGCAAGCAGCGAAAGCGCTGCTGGCAAAGGTTCCAGCGAAGGAGATATCGGATTTACCCTTTTGATCAGCCACCATTCTCAATCTCTATCTCTTTTCAGAAGAAATGGCAAGCACTAAACGAAGAACTTGAaatcaaatatcattatatatatatatataaaaaggagGTAAAGAgcataaagaaaatgaaaataaggtaCCTCGTAAAAAGTGATGAGTAGGATTGCGCAATTTGCCAATTGGGTGTGCTGCCTTCCTGTTTTTGAATCTTTTATTGCTTCACGGTTTTGCTTGCTTTTATTTCCTAGGTTTAGTTCTTCTGTCAgtctctatatattttatatttttgcaatttagtcctactAGTTTCTTTTACTGGTCtgatttaaaagttaaaatgttgataacaTTGTCCATTAATTCgcattaaatttgaattcttattaccaaattgggttttaatttccAATAATGTCACTAATtcaaatggttaaaatatgttataggtctctgtactcttcacaaatttaaaatttagcctCTTTactttttcagatttcaaaatttaggtcaaCTGTTAGCATTATTAAAACtagtttttgttaaatttgttggtgtgacattttgaaataataaaatactcatTTGGTAGCAATATAGCTAAATGGCGTTGTAATGAACACgaaatttaacaaataactTTAAGAGTGTTaacaattaaacctaaattttaaaatctgaaaagtagatTCCAAATTTACAAGAAATACAGAAATGAttcaactttaaattttaaatcagtGACTAAgatgtaattttaataaaattgtaggagtaattcaaaaaaatcaaagaatacAAGTAGTAggagtaaataaattttattttgtacgTATGGCCATGGAGTGTTGACCTATGTTATTTTTTGATGCATTGGCTTTCAAATCCTGTTTGTTTTATATTcttggaaatttatttattattatttaattagactTTATTATCTGATTTGAGTGACAGCTAGATCTATAGtcattacatattttaattaattaattaattaatatattataaaattaaacaaaaatatttaaaatattcttttagtTAGCAgagaacaaattttaaaatattcttggGTCAGCATTAATTAAATAcacttcataatttaattttaaagtaaaaattttaagatataatttaaatttatagaaaaattttgtatttaaagttGACTCATTTGCTAAAGATTTTTAGTAATAAATCCGTCCCTTACTGATATATAATCTGATGATGATACCAAATATCATCTAATTGcagtcaaatttaaataatttcagaAGCATATGGTGGTGAGAAATGTGTAATTATGGTGAGAATGAATACCTGCTGATTTTGTCAGCAATAAACGACATATGCCTTTGTCATCCACAATGGCTACCGTAAAAGAATAAAGGGAGTCTAGTTAAAAAGCCCTATCCAAGAATATGGTTTTCCACATTCGCTACCACATCAGTCTTGTCACGTTAGGTTGTTTAAACTTTTATAGTTGAACACAATGTTTTTTAAATCGGATTAATGGTCGAATAAGTAAAGTTATTGATTTGTTAATCTGATTGAttcaattgatttaaataaaaatttatgaaaaatttaaaaaatcgatTCAACAAGTgtacaaacgaatatactacacttagtaGTGCCAACAAAATCGTATATCCAGCGCACCCGCTTTCGGTTCTTTATCTAGTTAAACTCATGCACTAGGTCGAAGCTCCTTATAGTTTTTATTGTTTGCAAGTCTTTCACTTGAAGCGAGATAGAAGATTAAAACCCTTATGGTTATATTATTTCCAAAGGGCTCCTCAACTATACTTTTTGAGACTTAAATTTGTTCATTTAACTTTCTCCAAAGAATGTTGCACAAGTAGACACTATGATCATTTAGTCCTTCAATTTATAAATAGTCCACCCCTAATTCCTTTTGCATAAtctacaaacatgcacaatttcGATCATGGCTCCAACTCCTTTGCATCCTTATTCAATATGCATGCTAGACAATCCAATATTCTTAAATGGTTAAAAGTTGAGTTTCTTTGttgttccaaaaaaaaaattaaataccaagATGAGAAAAATGGTCTACTTAAAGTACTAATTCATAAATTAAGCATTTTTTGGGCGGGGAGGGGTTGTTTACTGTGTTAGGCCTTGTTCTTCAttgcgttttttttttttttgtgatacaAATAAGATTAAACAAAAGCGATTAAACTAACCCCTCAATGGGGGGTTATTCAAAATGTGAACAAAAGCGATTAAACTAACCCCTCAATGGGGGGTTATTCAAAATGCGCACACCGGGTCTTCTATCACGAACCATCTTAGCTAAAGCATCCGCGATCTTGTTTTCTTCCCTAGGGATGTGTTGAATGCACCAATAATGCACTTTTGTCAAGAGTTGTTGAATGGCATTTACAGCTTCGAGATTATCtatttgaatcaaaatacaCTTAACTCCCCGATCCAATGCAAGATGTAATCCATCCAAAATGGCCCACAGTTCCACGTCCAAAACAGAACAACAACCCAAATATCTACAAAACCCAAACATCCAAACACCGTTAGAATCTTGTACTAGTCCCCCAACTGAAGCGATATCTTCCTTAACTTTAATCGATCCATCAATGTTCAAGCAAATCGAATCACGAGCCAAAGGTGAAGTAGCAAAGAAAGGATGAGATTTGTGAGAATGTGGTTTTGAAGCGATAACTTATTGTCTTGCCCAACTATAAGGGGTCTTGATAATATCCTCTGTACTTCGAGCATTATCTTGAAACACAAAGCAGTTACAGTTCTTCCCGATGCACCAAGATATCATCTCGAAAATGCAAGCCCAGTCAATTCCACCCAAACCAAGAGAGTAGCTATTTTGGATATTATCTACCATCCTCTCATGAATGGGCCTAGAGTAAAAactgtaacaacctgtttttagtgaaattggaacagtggtttcgggaccacaaattcgagtttaaaagaaaatttattttaatattattttattatctatattatgattgaaatatttcatgaaaatttcgtaaaaaaattttactgattttatGTCTAATCCgataaaaatgaccaaattgcataaaatgaaagaGTTGTGTTCTACtagctaaaagtattaaatagctatggaattcaaaatttgaggtccttatatgacaattagaccattaagtggagttagtagataagcaagatgattcatccatggaaatttaattaaagaaaaggatgaaattggaaaataaaagatgaaaagatgataaattaataaaataagaaaatatcatcatttttcccaaaattaaatccatggaaaccctagctaagagaaaagagCTCAAGCAAGATTATTTAGCTTAATTTGGTAAGTATTTTTATCCCGGATcgtaattttagtaattttatatttatttatttagcttAATTTGGTAAGTATTCTCTTATTCCGGATCAtggttttagtaatttttatatttctcatatcgtaatagcttaatctagctaactcgaggattaatttgtaaagttatcaaagtactagggcCTTCtcatggatgagtatgcatgaattatgaaatttatggtagaaaatgaaaggtttttgataggcaaacaacttttgtaaagtgaattttgatgaaattatgatttagggactaaattgaaaagatgtaaaatttatggaaaaattctgattttgtaaaatacatgggctgtaaatgttatatgtaaaacttggttaggcttggaataaggattaaattgaatgaattttattttccgagcctaTGGACGAAATTGTAATTactcaaaagtataggggcaaaatagtaatttttc
The sequence above is a segment of the Gossypium raimondii isolate GPD5lz chromosome 4, ASM2569854v1, whole genome shotgun sequence genome. Coding sequences within it:
- the LOC105779873 gene encoding mitochondrial uncoupling protein 1; its protein translation is MVADQKGKSDISFAGTFASSAFAACFAEICTIPLDTAKVRLQLQKKALGGDAAALPKYRGLLGTVGTIAREEGLAALWKGVIPGLHRQCLFGGLRIGMYEPVKNFYVGKDHVGDVPLTKKILAALTTGALGITVANPTDLVKVRLQAEGRLPPGVPRRYSGALNAYSTIARQEGVKALWTGIGPNIARNAIINAAELASYDQVKQTILKIPGFTDNVVTHLLSGLGAGFFAVCIGSPVDVVKSRMMGDSAYKSTLDCFIKTLKNDGPMAFYKGFIPNFGRLGSWNVIMFLTLEQAKKIVRDLESS